A stretch of Arachis hypogaea cultivar Tifrunner chromosome 15, arahy.Tifrunner.gnm2.J5K5, whole genome shotgun sequence DNA encodes these proteins:
- the LOC114925352 gene encoding uncharacterized mitochondrial protein AtMg00820-like has product MKDELDALELNKTWRLIDCPAGVKPVGFDRYKARLVAKGFTQTEGVDFLETFSPVVKLATIRLVLALASMKHWPIHQLDVNNAFLHGISLRMFI; this is encoded by the exons ATGAAAGATGAGTTGGATGCTCTTGAGCTGAACAAAACTTGGCGTCTTATTGATTGCCCTGCAGGGGTTAAGCCGGTTGGCT TTGATCGATATAAAGCACGCCTTGTGGCTAAAGGGTTCACTCAAACTGAAGGTGTTGATTTCTTGGAAACTTTCTCCCCTGTTGTCAAGCTTGCCACCATTAGATTAGTTTTGGCATTGGCCTCTATGAAGCATTGGCCTATACATCAGttggatgtcaataatgctttcttacatggGATCTCTCTGAGGATGTTTATATGA
- the LOC112750395 gene encoding cyclin-D3-3-like isoform X1, translating into MISYGDVLLRRRILLLRQDFLQIFGASWKKDQTLLTLLFAKVAWVEDKKHVFKAKTIKKMEILVLSTLEWKMNPPTPLSFIDYITRRLKCFQFLNTCQSLLLSLLPGPHNIQGIGAGFVPRNLN; encoded by the exons ATGATCTCCTATGGTGATGTTCTCCTCCGGCGGCGCATTCTCCTCCTCCGTCAAGATTTTCTCCAGATCT TTGGTGCTTCTTGGAAGAAGGATCAAACATTGTTAACACTGCTGTTCGCCAAGGTTGCCTGG GTGGAGGACAAAAAACATGTGTTTAAGgcaaaaacaataaagaaaatggAGATTTTGGTACTTTCAACTCTTGAGTGGAAGATGAATCCACCAACACCTCTCTCTTTCATTGATTATATCACAAGAAGACTTAAATGTTTTCAATTCCTCAACACATGTcaatctcttcttctttctctcttaccAG GACCTCACAATATTCAGGGTATTGGGGCTGGTTTTGTGCCCAGGAATTTGAACTAA
- the LOC112750395 gene encoding cyclin-D3-1-like isoform X2, whose protein sequence is MIAGMMHRTDQWLREFDSQTFIGASWKKDQTLLTLLFAKVAWVEDKKHVFKAKTIKKMEILVLSTLEWKMNPPTPLSFIDYITRRLKCFQFLNTCQSLLLSLLPGPHNIQGIGAGFVPRNLN, encoded by the exons ATGATTGCAGGAATGATGCATAGGACAGATCAATGGCTGCGTGAATTTGATTCACAAACATTTA TTGGTGCTTCTTGGAAGAAGGATCAAACATTGTTAACACTGCTGTTCGCCAAGGTTGCCTGG GTGGAGGACAAAAAACATGTGTTTAAGgcaaaaacaataaagaaaatggAGATTTTGGTACTTTCAACTCTTGAGTGGAAGATGAATCCACCAACACCTCTCTCTTTCATTGATTATATCACAAGAAGACTTAAATGTTTTCAATTCCTCAACACATGTcaatctcttcttctttctctcttaccAG GACCTCACAATATTCAGGGTATTGGGGCTGGTTTTGTGCCCAGGAATTTGAACTAA
- the LOC112750395 gene encoding cyclin-D3-1-like isoform X3, with protein MMHRTDQWLREFDSQTFIGASWKKDQTLLTLLFAKVAWVEDKKHVFKAKTIKKMEILVLSTLEWKMNPPTPLSFIDYITRRLKCFQFLNTCQSLLLSLLPGPHNIQGIGAGFVPRNLN; from the exons ATGATGCATAGGACAGATCAATGGCTGCGTGAATTTGATTCACAAACATTTA TTGGTGCTTCTTGGAAGAAGGATCAAACATTGTTAACACTGCTGTTCGCCAAGGTTGCCTGG GTGGAGGACAAAAAACATGTGTTTAAGgcaaaaacaataaagaaaatggAGATTTTGGTACTTTCAACTCTTGAGTGGAAGATGAATCCACCAACACCTCTCTCTTTCATTGATTATATCACAAGAAGACTTAAATGTTTTCAATTCCTCAACACATGTcaatctcttcttctttctctcttaccAG GACCTCACAATATTCAGGGTATTGGGGCTGGTTTTGTGCCCAGGAATTTGAACTAA
- the LOC112750396 gene encoding squamosa promoter-binding-like protein 6, giving the protein MEPWSYVTDEKGYLFSDEMDFSLDAFVRSRKAMTEWDNKASCNFERGGLNSEREVVRSMEFVDLGFPDLFRKPFELDSNLSRRGNTSAQVIDLDSFLGEEESESKHLSSLGELKAHDTSLIDLKLGRIADCQAASNDKVGNEGFTLIPMQQPSPTTLAKRARTSCSPNQTPVCQVYGCDMDLSSSKDYHKRHKVCDVHSKTAKVIVNGIEQRFCQQCSRFHLLAEFDDGKRSCRRRLAGHNERRRKPQFDYMTSRQHKILHSHQGARYMESSLQKRPQFSFPDIFRCGTLFPAKYDKISQNGNVKLEEEFIFSPQFAAPVAHGQELSSRALSLLSAQSQIPSCHSEENPVASSFSFHSISEMPLDISNEGKYVVDESFPCEMNHKEFIKSESAMLSDAGHPDHRAISDDICQASDLFNVKQHCSPLEHGSTVDLFQLSSNLERVEQKRNSVSVKWENEDSCFPAL; this is encoded by the exons ATGGAACCTTGGAGTTATGTTACTGATGAGAAAGGATATTTGTTTTCTGATGAAATGGATTTTTCACTTGATGCTTTTGTGAGAAGTAGAAAGGCAATGACTGAATGGGACAACAAAGCCTCTTGTAACTTCGAGAGAGGCGGTTTGAATTCGGAAAGAGAGGTAGTTAGGAGCATGGAATTCGTAGACTTGGGGTTCCCGGATTTGTTCCGAAAGCCCTTTGAGCTAGATAGTAATTTGAGTAGAAGAGGGAATACCTCTGCTCAAGTTATTGACTTGGATTCTTTTCTTGGGGAAGAAGAATCCGAATCAAAGCATTTGAGTTCTTTAGGTGAATTGAAGGCTCACGATACGTCATTGATCGATCTGAAGCTAGGGAGAATAGCAGATTGTCAAGCTGCAAGCAATGATAAAGTTGGAAATGAAGGGTTCACTTTAATACCAATGCAACAACCAAGTCCGACCACACTGGCAAAAAGAGCTCGCACTTCATGCTCGCCGAATCAGACTCCTGTATGTCAAGTTTATGGTTGTGACATGGATCTTAGTTCCTCAAAAGATTACCACAAAAGGCACAAGGTTTGTGATGTTCATTCCAAGACAGCTAAAGTTATTGTTAACGGTATTGAACAGAGATTTTGTCAGCAATGCAGCAG GTTCCATTTGTTAGCTGAGTTTGATGATGGTAAGCGCAGCTGTCGCAGGCGTCTAGCAGGACACAACGAACGGCGAAGGAAACCTCAGTTTGATTATATGACTAGTAGGCAGCATAAGATACTTCATTCGCATCAAG GTGCAAGATATATGGAATCTTCCTTACAGAAGAGGCCACAATTTTCATTTCCAGACATATTTCGATGTGGCACCCTTTTCCCTGCAAAGTATGATAAAATCTCTCAGAATGGCAATGTCAAATTAGAAGAGGAATTTATTTTCAGCCCTCAATTCGCAGCACCGGTCGCGCATGGTCAGGAGTTATCTAGCCGTGCTCTCTCTCTTCTGTCAGCTCAGTCACAGATTCCGTCGTGCCACTCAGAAGAAAATCCTGTAGCCAGCTCCTTTAGTTTTCACAGCATCTCTGAAATGCCTTTGGATATAAGCAATGAGGGTAAATACGTTGTGGACGAGTCCTTTCCGTGCGAGATGAACCATAAAGAATTTATCAAGAGTGAATCGGCAATGCTTTCTGATGCCGGCCACCCTGATCATCGAGCCATTAGTGATGACATTTGTCAAGCATCAGACTTATTCAATGTCAAACAACATTGTTCGCCCTTGGAACATGGATCCACTGTGGACTTATTCCAGTTATCATCCAATCTTGAAAGGGTAGAGCAGAAGAGAAATTCTGTTTCGGTAAAGTGGGAAAATGAGGACTCTTGTTTCCCAGCATTGTAA